In a single window of the Hippoglossus hippoglossus isolate fHipHip1 chromosome 7, fHipHip1.pri, whole genome shotgun sequence genome:
- the csde1 gene encoding cold shock domain-containing protein E1 isoform X8: protein MGSPWKGFVEFTLPASPPTAFVSADLSSTSPVGLSLSPYGRSHIQVLSPVSEMERGSSEPPVARNTGSAPSTSTGPMSIPRSSSFSCHPQPGSKKHKRTPLYQRSMSFDPGMLHNNGHTAYANGSGPGIRETGVVEKLLTSYGFIQCSERQDRLFFHCSQYNGNLQDLKIGDDVEFEVSSDRRTGKRIAVKLLKIKPEVLPEERISGQVGPDLHAYPFTVLHGYIHPVVSSIPVHLDGKSGPVQVPNGSVCYERNGEVFYLTYTPEDVEGNIHLDTGDKVSFYMETNKHTGAVSARNIQLVKKKQMRCQGVVCATKEAFGFIERADVVKEIFFHYSEFKGDLEALQAGDDVEFTIKDRNGKEVATDVRLLPQGTVIFEDISIEQFEGTVVKVIPKVPTKNQNDPLPGRISSRIGFTDKELPFGEKDTKSKVTLLEGDHIQFNISTDRRDKLERATNIDVLPDTFDFTKETREMGVIAAIRDGFGFIKCVDRDARMFFHFSEVLEESQLHISDEVEFTVVPDMLSAQRNHAVRIKKLPKGTVSFHTQSEQRFMGVVEKEVIAVTTKNVSPTKGKEKKKDKGKVVEKESEEGVIGYEDCGVKLTVAYHTKDLEGGGLPQAGDKVEFSINEVKRTGQQSAVSIRVLNRTSSNAKRLHGFVATLKDNFGFIETANHDQEIFFHYSEMCGDLDSLELGDTVEYTLSKGKGNKVSAEKVTKVAAVNGIGEDVGAAVMMGKVIRPLRSVDPSQTEYQGLIEITEEGGTKGPSYPFGIMGMASKADCLQKGELVKFQVCTVSQTGQNMAYSVVPQRRALVECVKDQFGFITYEVGESKKLFFHVKEVQDGLELQTGDEVEFSVVLNQRTGKCSACNVRRVSEGPKPVATPRPDRLVNRLKSITLDDASAPRLVIVRQPRGPDNSKVPLSLLHCYCKFFLNSGLLEFCIILASTLTKFVFV from the exons ATGGGCAGCCCCTGGAAAGGCTTTGTTGAGTTTACCTTGCCTGCGTCGCCACCCACCGCGTTTGTTAGCGCTGACCTGAGCAGCACCTCCCCTGTCGGACTCAGCCTGTCGCCATATGGCCGCTCC CATATTCAAGTCCTCTCCCCCGTGTCAGAAATGGAAAGAGGCTCCTCTGAACCGCCAGTGGCTCGCAACACTGGCTCTGCCCCATCCACCTCTACCGGTCCCATGTCTAtcccccgctcctcctccttctcttgcCACCCCCAACCAGGAAGCAAAAAACACAAGCGGACTCCCTTGTATCAGAGATCA ATGAGTTTTGACCCAGGAATGCTCCATAACAATGGGCACACTGCATACGCCAATGGCTCAGGACCAGGCATTAGAGAGACTGGCGTGGTGGAGAAGCTTCTGACTTCCTATGGGTTCATCCAGTGCTCTGAACGTCAGGATCGTCTCTTCTTCCACTGCTCTCAGTACAATGGCAACCTGCAGGATCTCAAAATAGGAG ATGATGTAGAGTTTGAGGTATCCTCTGACAGGCGCACTGGCAAGCGCATAGCAGTGAAGCTGCTTAAGATAAAGCCAGAGGTGCTGCCAGAGGAGCGCATCTCGGGCCAGGTGGGGCCAGACCTGCACGCCTATCCCTTTACTGTGCTGCATGGTTATATTCATCCA GTTGTCTCATCAATCCCAGTGCACTTGGATGGAAAGTCTGGTCCTGTGCAGGTTCCCAATGGCAGTGTCTGTTATGAAAGAAATGGG GAAGTGTTCTACCTTACCTACACTCCTGAGGATGTAGAGGGTAACATCCACCTGGACACCGGTGACAAAGTCAGCTTTTACATGGAGACCAACAAACA CACTGGTGCCGTTAGTGCTCGTAATATTCagctggtgaagaagaaacagatgCGGTGCCAGGGTGTGGTGTGCGCTACAAAG GAGGCCTTTGGATTCATCGAAAGGGCTGACGTGGTGAAGGAGATCTTCTTTCACTACAGTGAGTTCAAGGGTGATTTGGAGGCTCTGCAGGCTGGAGATGATGTCGAGTTCACCATCAAAGACAGAAAT GGTAAAGAAGTAGCTACTGATGTGAGGCTGCTCCCTCAAGGAACGGTCATTTTTGAGGATATCAGCATTGAGCAGTTTGAAGGCACTGTCGTCAAGGTCATTCCCAAGGTTCCCACCAAAAACCAG AACGACCCTCTCCCAGGTCGCATCAGTTCTCGAATTGGTTTCACTGACAAGGAGCTGCCGTTCGGGGAGAAGGACACAAAATCCAAGGTGACCCTTTTGGAGGGCGATCACATTCAGTTCAACATCTCCACCGACCGCAGAGACAAGCTGGAGAGGGCGACGAACATCGACGTCCTCCCAGACACCTTCGACTTCACCAAGGAGACGCGTGAAATG GGGGTGATTGCGGCTATACGCGATGGCTTTGGCTTCATAAAGTGTGTGGATCGGGATGCTAGGATGTTCTTTCACTTCAGTGAAGTGCTGGAGGAGAGCCAACTGCACATCTCGGATGAAGTGGAGTTTACTGTTGTGCCT GATATGCTGTCTGCTCAGAGGAACCATGCCGTGCGCATCAAGAAGCTGCCCAAGGGCACTGTGTCTTTCCATACCCAGTCTGAGCAGCGCTTCATGGGTGTGGTGGAGAAAGAAGTTATTGCTGTCACCACAAAGAATGTCAGTCCTACCAAGGGCAAGGAGAAG AAAAAAGACAAG GGTAAAGTCGTAGAAAAG GAATCGGAGGAAGGAGTTATTGGATATGAAGACTGTGGAGTGAAGCTCACTGTGGCATACCATACTAAAGACCTAGAGGGAGGAGGTCTCCCACAGGCTGGAGACAAG GTGGAGTTCTCTATCAACGAAGTGAAGCGAACCGGCCAGCAGAGCGCAGTCTCCATCAGGGTCCTCAACCGTACCTCCTCCAATGCCAAGAGACTACATGGATTTGTTGCCACACTGAAGGACAACTTTGGCTTCATTGAGACAGCAAATCATGACCAAGAGATTTTCTTTCACTACAG tgAGATGTGTGGAGACTTGGACAGTTTGGAGCTGGGCGACACAGTGGAGTACACGCTCTCtaaaggaaaaggaaacaaagtCAGTGCTGAAAAGGTTACCAAAGTGGCTGCAG TGAATGGCATTGGCGAGGATGTTGGTGCGGCAGTGATGATGGGCAAAGTCATCCGTCCTTTACGCAGTGTAGACCCCTCCCAAACAGAATACCAAGGGCTTATTGAAATCACAGAGGAAG GTGGAACAAAAGGTCCAAGTTATCCCTTTGGAATCATGGGTATGGCCAGCAAGGCAGATTGTCTGCAGAAAGGAGAACTTGTGAAGTTCCAGGTTTGCACAGTATCCCAGACTGGACAGAATATGGCCTATAGTGTTGTCCCCCAGCGTAGAGCCTTGGTGGAGTGTGTCAAAGACCAG TTTGGCTTCATCACATATGAGGTCGGTGAGAGCAAGAAACTGTTCTTCCACGTAAAAGAAGTGCAAGATGGCCTGGAGCTCCAAACCGGGGATGAGGTGGAGTTCTCGGTCGTCCTTAATCAACGCACAGGAAAATGTAGTGCCTGCAATGTTCGCAGAGTCAG CGAGGGGCCTAAACCAGTGGCAACTCCTCGCCCTGACCGTCTGGTGAACCGATTGAAGAGCATCACCCTTGATGATGCCAGTGCTCCTCGTCTGGTCATCGTTAGACAGCCCCGCGGTCCTGACAACTCAAAGGTACCACTGAGCCTACTGCACTGCTACTGCAAGTTTTTCCTGAACT CTGGATTACTTGAATTTTGTATTATATTGGCATCAACTTtaacaaagtttgtttttgtatag
- the csde1 gene encoding cold shock domain-containing protein E1 isoform X5: protein MGSPWKGFVEFTLPASPPTAFVSADLSSTSPVGLSLSPYGRSHIQVLSPVSEMERGSSEPPVARNTGSAPSTSTGPMSIPRSSSFSCHPQPGSKKHKRTPLYQRSMSFDPGMLHNNGHTAYANGSGPGIRETGVVEKLLTSYGFIQCSERQDRLFFHCSQYNGNLQDLKIGDDVEFEVSSDRRTGKRIAVKLLKIKPEVLPEERISGQVGPDLHAYPFTVLHGYIHPVVSSIPVHLDGKSGPVQVPNGSVCYERNGEVFYLTYTPEDVEGNIHLDTGDKVSFYMETNKHARNIQLVKKKQMRCQGVVCATKEAFGFIERADVVKEIFFHYSEFKGDLEALQAGDDVEFTIKDRNGKEVATDVRLLPQGTVIFEDISIEQFEGTVVKVIPKVPTKNQNDPLPGRISSRIGFTDKELPFGEKDTKSKVTLLEGDHIQFNISTDRRDKLERATNIDVLPDTFDFTKETREMGVIAAIRDGFGFIKCVDRDARMFFHFSEVLEESQLHISDEVEFTVVPVGPVNKIFTKDMLSAQRNHAVRIKKLPKGTVSFHTQSEQRFMGVVEKEVIAVTTKNVSPTKGKEKKKDKGKVVEKESEEGVIGYEDCGVKLTVAYHTKDLEGGGLPQAGDKVEFSINEVKRTGQQSAVSIRVLNRTSSNAKRLHGFVATLKDNFGFIETANHDQEIFFHYSEMCGDLDSLELGDTVEYTLSKGKGNKVSAEKVTKVAAVNGIGEDVGAAVMMGKVIRPLRSVDPSQTEYQGLIEITEEGGTKGPSYPFGIMGMASKADCLQKGELVKFQVCTVSQTGQNMAYSVVPQRRALVECVKDQFGFITYEVGESKKLFFHVKEVQDGLELQTGDEVEFSVVLNQRTGKCSACNVRRVSEGPKPVATPRPDRLVNRLKSITLDDASAPRLVIVRQPRGPDNSKVPLSLLHCYCKFFLNSGLLEFCIILASTLTKFVFV from the exons ATGGGCAGCCCCTGGAAAGGCTTTGTTGAGTTTACCTTGCCTGCGTCGCCACCCACCGCGTTTGTTAGCGCTGACCTGAGCAGCACCTCCCCTGTCGGACTCAGCCTGTCGCCATATGGCCGCTCC CATATTCAAGTCCTCTCCCCCGTGTCAGAAATGGAAAGAGGCTCCTCTGAACCGCCAGTGGCTCGCAACACTGGCTCTGCCCCATCCACCTCTACCGGTCCCATGTCTAtcccccgctcctcctccttctcttgcCACCCCCAACCAGGAAGCAAAAAACACAAGCGGACTCCCTTGTATCAGAGATCA ATGAGTTTTGACCCAGGAATGCTCCATAACAATGGGCACACTGCATACGCCAATGGCTCAGGACCAGGCATTAGAGAGACTGGCGTGGTGGAGAAGCTTCTGACTTCCTATGGGTTCATCCAGTGCTCTGAACGTCAGGATCGTCTCTTCTTCCACTGCTCTCAGTACAATGGCAACCTGCAGGATCTCAAAATAGGAG ATGATGTAGAGTTTGAGGTATCCTCTGACAGGCGCACTGGCAAGCGCATAGCAGTGAAGCTGCTTAAGATAAAGCCAGAGGTGCTGCCAGAGGAGCGCATCTCGGGCCAGGTGGGGCCAGACCTGCACGCCTATCCCTTTACTGTGCTGCATGGTTATATTCATCCA GTTGTCTCATCAATCCCAGTGCACTTGGATGGAAAGTCTGGTCCTGTGCAGGTTCCCAATGGCAGTGTCTGTTATGAAAGAAATGGG GAAGTGTTCTACCTTACCTACACTCCTGAGGATGTAGAGGGTAACATCCACCTGGACACCGGTGACAAAGTCAGCTTTTACATGGAGACCAACAAACA TGCTCGTAATATTCagctggtgaagaagaaacagatgCGGTGCCAGGGTGTGGTGTGCGCTACAAAG GAGGCCTTTGGATTCATCGAAAGGGCTGACGTGGTGAAGGAGATCTTCTTTCACTACAGTGAGTTCAAGGGTGATTTGGAGGCTCTGCAGGCTGGAGATGATGTCGAGTTCACCATCAAAGACAGAAAT GGTAAAGAAGTAGCTACTGATGTGAGGCTGCTCCCTCAAGGAACGGTCATTTTTGAGGATATCAGCATTGAGCAGTTTGAAGGCACTGTCGTCAAGGTCATTCCCAAGGTTCCCACCAAAAACCAG AACGACCCTCTCCCAGGTCGCATCAGTTCTCGAATTGGTTTCACTGACAAGGAGCTGCCGTTCGGGGAGAAGGACACAAAATCCAAGGTGACCCTTTTGGAGGGCGATCACATTCAGTTCAACATCTCCACCGACCGCAGAGACAAGCTGGAGAGGGCGACGAACATCGACGTCCTCCCAGACACCTTCGACTTCACCAAGGAGACGCGTGAAATG GGGGTGATTGCGGCTATACGCGATGGCTTTGGCTTCATAAAGTGTGTGGATCGGGATGCTAGGATGTTCTTTCACTTCAGTGAAGTGCTGGAGGAGAGCCAACTGCACATCTCGGATGAAGTGGAGTTTACTGTTGTGCCTGTAGGTCCTGTTAATAAGATTTTCACCAAA GATATGCTGTCTGCTCAGAGGAACCATGCCGTGCGCATCAAGAAGCTGCCCAAGGGCACTGTGTCTTTCCATACCCAGTCTGAGCAGCGCTTCATGGGTGTGGTGGAGAAAGAAGTTATTGCTGTCACCACAAAGAATGTCAGTCCTACCAAGGGCAAGGAGAAG AAAAAAGACAAG GGTAAAGTCGTAGAAAAG GAATCGGAGGAAGGAGTTATTGGATATGAAGACTGTGGAGTGAAGCTCACTGTGGCATACCATACTAAAGACCTAGAGGGAGGAGGTCTCCCACAGGCTGGAGACAAG GTGGAGTTCTCTATCAACGAAGTGAAGCGAACCGGCCAGCAGAGCGCAGTCTCCATCAGGGTCCTCAACCGTACCTCCTCCAATGCCAAGAGACTACATGGATTTGTTGCCACACTGAAGGACAACTTTGGCTTCATTGAGACAGCAAATCATGACCAAGAGATTTTCTTTCACTACAG tgAGATGTGTGGAGACTTGGACAGTTTGGAGCTGGGCGACACAGTGGAGTACACGCTCTCtaaaggaaaaggaaacaaagtCAGTGCTGAAAAGGTTACCAAAGTGGCTGCAG TGAATGGCATTGGCGAGGATGTTGGTGCGGCAGTGATGATGGGCAAAGTCATCCGTCCTTTACGCAGTGTAGACCCCTCCCAAACAGAATACCAAGGGCTTATTGAAATCACAGAGGAAG GTGGAACAAAAGGTCCAAGTTATCCCTTTGGAATCATGGGTATGGCCAGCAAGGCAGATTGTCTGCAGAAAGGAGAACTTGTGAAGTTCCAGGTTTGCACAGTATCCCAGACTGGACAGAATATGGCCTATAGTGTTGTCCCCCAGCGTAGAGCCTTGGTGGAGTGTGTCAAAGACCAG TTTGGCTTCATCACATATGAGGTCGGTGAGAGCAAGAAACTGTTCTTCCACGTAAAAGAAGTGCAAGATGGCCTGGAGCTCCAAACCGGGGATGAGGTGGAGTTCTCGGTCGTCCTTAATCAACGCACAGGAAAATGTAGTGCCTGCAATGTTCGCAGAGTCAG CGAGGGGCCTAAACCAGTGGCAACTCCTCGCCCTGACCGTCTGGTGAACCGATTGAAGAGCATCACCCTTGATGATGCCAGTGCTCCTCGTCTGGTCATCGTTAGACAGCCCCGCGGTCCTGACAACTCAAAGGTACCACTGAGCCTACTGCACTGCTACTGCAAGTTTTTCCTGAACT CTGGATTACTTGAATTTTGTATTATATTGGCATCAACTTtaacaaagtttgtttttgtatag
- the csde1 gene encoding cold shock domain-containing protein E1 isoform X7 produces the protein MGSPWKGFVEFTLPASPPTAFVSADLSSTSPVGLSLSPYGRSHIQVLSPVSEMERGSSEPPVARNTGSAPSTSTGPMSIPRSSSFSCHPQPGSKKHKRTPLYQRSMSFDPGMLHNNGHTAYANGSGPGIRETGVVEKLLTSYGFIQCSERQDRLFFHCSQYNGNLQDLKIGDDVEFEVSSDRRTGKRIAVKLLKIKPEVLPEERISGQVGPDLHAYPFTVLHGYIHPVVSSIPVHLDGKSGPVQVPNGSVCYERNGEVFYLTYTPEDVEGNIHLDTGDKVSFYMETNKHTGAVSARNIQLVKKKQMRCQGVVCATKEAFGFIERADVVKEIFFHYSEFKGDLEALQAGDDVEFTIKDRNGKEVATDVRLLPQGTVIFEDISIEQFEGTVVKVIPKVPTKNQNDPLPGRISSRIGFTDKELPFGEKDTKSKVTLLEGDHIQFNISTDRRDKLERATNIDVLPDTFDFTKETREMGVIAAIRDGFGFIKCVDRDARMFFHFSEVLEESQLHISDEVEFTVVPVGPVNKIFTKDMLSAQRNHAVRIKKLPKGTVSFHTQSEQRFMGVVEKEVIAVTTKNVSPTKGKVVEKESEEGVIGYEDCGVKLTVAYHTKDLEGGGLPQAGDKVEFSINEVKRTGQQSAVSIRVLNRTSSNAKRLHGFVATLKDNFGFIETANHDQEIFFHYSEMCGDLDSLELGDTVEYTLSKGKGNKVSAEKVTKVAAVNGIGEDVGAAVMMGKVIRPLRSVDPSQTEYQGLIEITEEGGTKGPSYPFGIMGMASKADCLQKGELVKFQVCTVSQTGQNMAYSVVPQRRALVECVKDQFGFITYEVGESKKLFFHVKEVQDGLELQTGDEVEFSVVLNQRTGKCSACNVRRVSEGPKPVATPRPDRLVNRLKSITLDDASAPRLVIVRQPRGPDNSKVPLSLLHCYCKFFLNSGLLEFCIILASTLTKFVFV, from the exons ATGGGCAGCCCCTGGAAAGGCTTTGTTGAGTTTACCTTGCCTGCGTCGCCACCCACCGCGTTTGTTAGCGCTGACCTGAGCAGCACCTCCCCTGTCGGACTCAGCCTGTCGCCATATGGCCGCTCC CATATTCAAGTCCTCTCCCCCGTGTCAGAAATGGAAAGAGGCTCCTCTGAACCGCCAGTGGCTCGCAACACTGGCTCTGCCCCATCCACCTCTACCGGTCCCATGTCTAtcccccgctcctcctccttctcttgcCACCCCCAACCAGGAAGCAAAAAACACAAGCGGACTCCCTTGTATCAGAGATCA ATGAGTTTTGACCCAGGAATGCTCCATAACAATGGGCACACTGCATACGCCAATGGCTCAGGACCAGGCATTAGAGAGACTGGCGTGGTGGAGAAGCTTCTGACTTCCTATGGGTTCATCCAGTGCTCTGAACGTCAGGATCGTCTCTTCTTCCACTGCTCTCAGTACAATGGCAACCTGCAGGATCTCAAAATAGGAG ATGATGTAGAGTTTGAGGTATCCTCTGACAGGCGCACTGGCAAGCGCATAGCAGTGAAGCTGCTTAAGATAAAGCCAGAGGTGCTGCCAGAGGAGCGCATCTCGGGCCAGGTGGGGCCAGACCTGCACGCCTATCCCTTTACTGTGCTGCATGGTTATATTCATCCA GTTGTCTCATCAATCCCAGTGCACTTGGATGGAAAGTCTGGTCCTGTGCAGGTTCCCAATGGCAGTGTCTGTTATGAAAGAAATGGG GAAGTGTTCTACCTTACCTACACTCCTGAGGATGTAGAGGGTAACATCCACCTGGACACCGGTGACAAAGTCAGCTTTTACATGGAGACCAACAAACA CACTGGTGCCGTTAGTGCTCGTAATATTCagctggtgaagaagaaacagatgCGGTGCCAGGGTGTGGTGTGCGCTACAAAG GAGGCCTTTGGATTCATCGAAAGGGCTGACGTGGTGAAGGAGATCTTCTTTCACTACAGTGAGTTCAAGGGTGATTTGGAGGCTCTGCAGGCTGGAGATGATGTCGAGTTCACCATCAAAGACAGAAAT GGTAAAGAAGTAGCTACTGATGTGAGGCTGCTCCCTCAAGGAACGGTCATTTTTGAGGATATCAGCATTGAGCAGTTTGAAGGCACTGTCGTCAAGGTCATTCCCAAGGTTCCCACCAAAAACCAG AACGACCCTCTCCCAGGTCGCATCAGTTCTCGAATTGGTTTCACTGACAAGGAGCTGCCGTTCGGGGAGAAGGACACAAAATCCAAGGTGACCCTTTTGGAGGGCGATCACATTCAGTTCAACATCTCCACCGACCGCAGAGACAAGCTGGAGAGGGCGACGAACATCGACGTCCTCCCAGACACCTTCGACTTCACCAAGGAGACGCGTGAAATG GGGGTGATTGCGGCTATACGCGATGGCTTTGGCTTCATAAAGTGTGTGGATCGGGATGCTAGGATGTTCTTTCACTTCAGTGAAGTGCTGGAGGAGAGCCAACTGCACATCTCGGATGAAGTGGAGTTTACTGTTGTGCCTGTAGGTCCTGTTAATAAGATTTTCACCAAA GATATGCTGTCTGCTCAGAGGAACCATGCCGTGCGCATCAAGAAGCTGCCCAAGGGCACTGTGTCTTTCCATACCCAGTCTGAGCAGCGCTTCATGGGTGTGGTGGAGAAAGAAGTTATTGCTGTCACCACAAAGAATGTCAGTCCTACCAAG GGTAAAGTCGTAGAAAAG GAATCGGAGGAAGGAGTTATTGGATATGAAGACTGTGGAGTGAAGCTCACTGTGGCATACCATACTAAAGACCTAGAGGGAGGAGGTCTCCCACAGGCTGGAGACAAG GTGGAGTTCTCTATCAACGAAGTGAAGCGAACCGGCCAGCAGAGCGCAGTCTCCATCAGGGTCCTCAACCGTACCTCCTCCAATGCCAAGAGACTACATGGATTTGTTGCCACACTGAAGGACAACTTTGGCTTCATTGAGACAGCAAATCATGACCAAGAGATTTTCTTTCACTACAG tgAGATGTGTGGAGACTTGGACAGTTTGGAGCTGGGCGACACAGTGGAGTACACGCTCTCtaaaggaaaaggaaacaaagtCAGTGCTGAAAAGGTTACCAAAGTGGCTGCAG TGAATGGCATTGGCGAGGATGTTGGTGCGGCAGTGATGATGGGCAAAGTCATCCGTCCTTTACGCAGTGTAGACCCCTCCCAAACAGAATACCAAGGGCTTATTGAAATCACAGAGGAAG GTGGAACAAAAGGTCCAAGTTATCCCTTTGGAATCATGGGTATGGCCAGCAAGGCAGATTGTCTGCAGAAAGGAGAACTTGTGAAGTTCCAGGTTTGCACAGTATCCCAGACTGGACAGAATATGGCCTATAGTGTTGTCCCCCAGCGTAGAGCCTTGGTGGAGTGTGTCAAAGACCAG TTTGGCTTCATCACATATGAGGTCGGTGAGAGCAAGAAACTGTTCTTCCACGTAAAAGAAGTGCAAGATGGCCTGGAGCTCCAAACCGGGGATGAGGTGGAGTTCTCGGTCGTCCTTAATCAACGCACAGGAAAATGTAGTGCCTGCAATGTTCGCAGAGTCAG CGAGGGGCCTAAACCAGTGGCAACTCCTCGCCCTGACCGTCTGGTGAACCGATTGAAGAGCATCACCCTTGATGATGCCAGTGCTCCTCGTCTGGTCATCGTTAGACAGCCCCGCGGTCCTGACAACTCAAAGGTACCACTGAGCCTACTGCACTGCTACTGCAAGTTTTTCCTGAACT CTGGATTACTTGAATTTTGTATTATATTGGCATCAACTTtaacaaagtttgtttttgtatag